CCCCTTCGCCGTCGCCTGCAAGGCGGGCATAGGCCTCCTTAACGCAGAGGAGGGCCACAAACTCCAGCTCCGCCCCCAGGTGGTCAGGCTTCTCCCCGTGCGTCCGGAAGCCGAAGGCCCGGTAGAAGCCAGCGATGTCGGCTAGCTCGCGCATGCTCCCCTGAGATCCCTTGGGCAGGTAGCTGGTCTCATACGGGGGGACGCGATTCTGGAGGAAGAGACGGGTATACTCTCCTTGGAGGCCTTCTGGGTCTTGCTGGCAAGCATCCACCAGATTCTGCAAGGCCGCCAAGGCTCTTTCGTTGCCGAGGCGTCGGAGGACGGTTCGCAGCTCCCGCACCAGGCCGGGTTGGGGTGGTAGAGGGGCGGGAGGGGCCAGCAGGCGGGCACACAGGCCATATGCTTTGCCCAGCAGGATGAGCCGCTCCGCCTCCTCCACCGTGTTCACGGCCTATGCCTCCAGGGTGAGGCGCCCCAGCTGGGTGATGGACTTGCGCGCGCCCCGGTCTTTGGCCGAGCCCATCCAAAGGGCGAAGGCGAGGGAATACATCTTGCCGGGGGAGAGGGGTATCTCGCCATCATCGGCAGCGGTCAGGGGCCGGCCAATGGCCACCAGCCAGCGCCCATCCTGCCACACCCCTTTCCCTACGGCGTTTTGGGTGGGGAAGGGCTCCAACGTGCCAGGGCCGATGCCCATGAGCTTCTGCACCGGCGTTGCCTTCTCTGGTTGAGAGAGGGGATTGCCCACCGCCCAGCCAGGCAGCCATATACGGGCGCCTGCGGGGTAATCTTGCGGCTTGGGGGGCCAGGGTCCCTTGGCCAAGGGCGGGTAATACTCAAAGGTGACGTTGGGGAAGGCCACCTCCAGGTCCTGGAACCCCTCGTCCATGTCCTTCTGCCAGTCGGCCCGCCACTGCATGATGGTCACCGGCGCCTCCTTGGTGCCCATGAACCAAAGGGATTCGGGGGCTGGGTAAGGGCCCAGGAAGACGGCACAGGCGTCCCTGAAATCGGTGATCCTGATGCTCAGTTGGTCGTGGCTATCGTCAGGCCAGTGCAGGCGGAAGGCGATCTGGCTGCCGTCGTGAAGGGCCCGCACCCTTATGGACGCCACCGCCGGCTCCCGTCGGAAGGGCATTATGACCATCTGGCCGGTAAGGGCCACCTCCACCTCCTCGGCCTTTCCCCAAAGGGAGGAGAGGGGGTCGGTGGCCGGCACTGGTTGGGCGATGCGCCTCGCTACCACCTCGGGCACTTCTTGGCGCTGGGCACCCCCGCGTGTGGCCTGCAGGACGCCATAGGCCAGACCTCCGGCGCCAGCGGCCGCCGCTGCCGCGCCAATCAGGAACCCGCGGCGGGAAATGCGCCCCTGCCCCTTGCTCTGGGTCATGCCCCCACCTCCTCAAGTGATGTTGTAGCGGTACGCCCCTACCTTGTCGTCTAGCGGGGGGCGCACCACG
The Dehalococcoidia bacterium genome window above contains:
- a CDS encoding molecular chaperone TorD family protein, translated to MNTVEEAERLILLGKAYGLCARLLAPPAPLPPQPGLVRELRTVLRRLGNERALAALQNLVDACQQDPEGLQGEYTRLFLQNRVPPYETSYLPKGSQGSMRELADIAGFYRAFGFRTHGEKPDHLGAELEFVALLCVKEAYARLAGDGEGAQTCAEARRKFWLEHLEVWLPPYSHRLVAEAYHPAFAALASLLQAVAMGK
- a CDS encoding ethylbenzene dehydrogenase-related protein, encoding MTQSKGQGRISRRGFLIGAAAAAAGAGGLAYGVLQATRGGAQRQEVPEVVARRIAQPVPATDPLSSLWGKAEEVEVALTGQMVIMPFRREPAVASIRVRALHDGSQIAFRLHWPDDSHDQLSIRITDFRDACAVFLGPYPAPESLWFMGTKEAPVTIMQWRADWQKDMDEGFQDLEVAFPNVTFEYYPPLAKGPWPPKPQDYPAGARIWLPGWAVGNPLSQPEKATPVQKLMGIGPGTLEPFPTQNAVGKGVWQDGRWLVAIGRPLTAADDGEIPLSPGKMYSLAFALWMGSAKDRGARKSITQLGRLTLEA